In the genome of Agromyces sp. CF514, the window CCTCGCCGAGAGCTGGCGCGTCGAGCGCGACCAGCCCGCCTACGTCGTGGCGCAGAACCGTGACGAGCTCGTCGCGAACCTCGCGAAGGCCGAGCGCGTGGAGGCGTCAGCCGCGTAGTCACGCGGATTCAACCCAGCAGCCCGAGCGAGCTCGCGAACGACCTGAGTCGCTTCGCGAGCTCGTTCGGCACTTCGGCAGCCGTGAAGTGCCCGCCCTCGTCGAGGCGGCCGAACTCGCGCAAGTCGAGGTAGTGCCGACGCGCGAGCGACTCGGGGTAGGCCGCCTCGTGCCGCTGGATGAACACCGCCGCGGGCACGGACGTCGGCGGGATCGGGTCGGGGGTGTCGGCGCCCTCGTGGTACGGCCGGAACGACGTGCCGATGGACTGCGTCACCCAGTAGAGCATCGCCTCGGTGAGGATGCGATCGCGGCTGATGCGCCGCTCGACCGCGGACGGGTCGCCCGTTGGGGTGTCGCTCCACTCGACGAGCTTCTCGGCCAGCCACGCGAGCAGCCCGGCGGGGGAGTCGTTGAGGGCGACCGCGAGGGTGTCGGGTCGGGTCGACTGCACGTGCCCGTACGCGCCGTTCGTCTCGTGGAAGGCGGCGATGCCCGCGAAGAACGCGCGCTCGTCGGGGTCGGTGAGCCCCGCGCGCTCGTCGCCGTTCGGGAAGTGCGCGTGCGTGGCCAGGATGCCGGCCACGTGCGGGGGATAGGTCGCCGCGATGAGGTCGCTGACGTTCGCCGTGACGTCTTCGCCATAGGTGAGGAACCGGTCGTAGCCGAGCACGTCAGTCATGAGCGCGTGCATGGTCGCGGCGATGCGGGTCTCGCTCATCGGCCCGTCGGCGTAGGGCGACGAGAACG includes:
- a CDS encoding epoxide hydrolase family protein, giving the protein MSSVRPFELHVSDDVLDDLRARLARSRLLDDSPRAPASGMRAAYLSELVDSWIHWDWRAREAWLNAHPQFVAQVGDTALHFAHLRSSRAGAPALLVMHGWPHTFALQLDFADLLPDFDVVVASLPGFAFSSPYADGPMSETRIAATMHALMTDVLGYDRFLTYGEDVTANVSDLIAATYPPHVAGILATHAHFPNGDERAGLTDPDERAFFAGIAAFHETNGAYGHVQSTRPDTLAVALNDSPAGLLAWLAEKLVEWSDTPTGDPSAVERRISRDRILTEAMLYWVTQSIGTSFRPYHEGADTPDPIPPTSVPAAVFIQRHEAAYPESLARRHYLDLREFGRLDEGGHFTAAEVPNELAKRLRSFASSLGLLG